The following proteins are co-located in the Dehalococcoidia bacterium genome:
- a CDS encoding inositol-3-phosphate synthase produces TNSVTSQLDYDIGADNVHIGPSDYVPWLTDRKWCHIRMEGKAFGDVPLNLELKLEVWDSPNSAGVGVDAIRCAKIAMDRGVSGALEAPSAYFMKSPPVQYTDDEARRRLEAWINGEL; encoded by the coding sequence GACCAACTCCGTGACCTCGCAGCTTGACTACGACATCGGCGCGGACAACGTGCACATCGGCCCCAGCGACTATGTGCCGTGGCTGACCGACCGCAAGTGGTGCCACATCCGGATGGAAGGCAAGGCCTTTGGCGACGTCCCGCTTAACCTGGAGTTGAAGCTTGAGGTGTGGGACAGCCCCAACTCGGCGGGGGTGGGGGTGGATGCCATTCGCTGCGCCAAGATTGCGATGGACCGCGGCGTCTCTGGCGCTTTGGAAGCGCCCTCCGCCTACTTCATGAAGTCGCCGCCCGTCCAGTACACGGACGACGAGGCTCGCCGCCGCCTGGAGGCCTGGATTAACGGCGAGCTCTAA